CCAGTTGCTGACCGGGAACCAGAACGACTTGAACACCAGCGTCTCGCCCGCCGCCACCATCGCCTTGCGCGATTTCAGATGCGTCAGGCTGATCAGCGCCCAGTTCAGCACCAGCGCCGCAACCACCAGCGCCATCAGCAATCCGAGCGCCTCGGCGGGAATCAGATAGTTGATGATCACGCAGGTGAACGTCGCGAGCGCCGACAATCCGATCGCCATATACGGCACGCCGCGACGATCCACCTTCATCAACGCACGCGGCGCGTTGCCCTGCTCCGCGAGGCCGTAAAGCATGCGGCTGTTCGCGTAGACGCCGCTGTTGTACACCGACAGCGCCGCCGTCAGCACCACGACGTTGAGCACGTTCGCAGTCAGCGTCGAGCCGATCTGCGAGAAGATCATCACGAACGGACTGCCGCCGGCCGCGACCTCGTTCCACGGATACAGCGACAGCAGCACCGTCAGCGAGCAGATGTAGAAAATCAGGATCCGGTAGATCACCTGATTCACCGCCTTCGGAATACTCTTGCGCGGCTCATCCGCTTCGGCGGCCGTGATACCGATCAACTCCAGCCCGCCGAACGAGAACATGATGACCGCGAGCATCATGAAGAGGCCGTGAAACCCGTGCGGGAAAAACCCGCCGTGACTCCACAGATTGCTTAGCGATGCCTGCGGGCCGCCATGTCCGCTGAACAGCAGATAGCCGCCGAACAAGATCATCCCGATCACCGCGACCACCTTGACGATCGCGAACCAGAATTCGGTTTCGCCATACGCCTTCACGTTGGCGAGATTGATCGCATTGATGCCGACGAAGCACACCAGCGCCGACACCCAGGCCGGCACGCCCGGCCACCAGTAATGCACGTAAGTGCCGACCGCGGTCAGCTCAGCCATGCTCACGAGCACGTACAGCACCCAGTAATTCCAGCCCGACAGAAAGCCGGGAAAATCACCCCAGTACTTGTACGCGAAGTGGCTGAACGAACCCGCCACCGGTTCCTGCGCGACCATTTCGCCGAGCTGGCGCATGATCATGAACGCGATGATGCCGCCGATCGCGTAGCCGAGAATCATCGACGGGCCGGCTGCCTGCAACACGCTCGCGGAGCCGAGAAACAGGCCGGTGCCGATCGCGCCGCCAAGCGCGATCAACTGGATATGGCGATTCTTGAGCCCACGCTTCAGGCCGTCTTGCTGCTGTGCACTATTCAACGTTGCGCCCCAGTGTATGGATTTCATTCACCGGTACGGACTTATGATCCGGCCCGGCCGAACCCGAAATTTTAGCGTGGCCGATATTGCCTAAATATCGGGAGCAACCCGCGTTTGGTTCTGCGCCGCACTTAACGGCGCGGATAAGCATTGTCACTGGCGTGGCGCTTCGGTATGGTCGCGTAGTCGAGGTCGCCGCCTCCGGAGATTGCTCATGTCGCCCAAACGCCTGTTTTGCGCTGCTGCCGTGTCTCTGTACTGCACGGGTCTCTGCCTGATCGATGCCGGCGCGGCCTTCGCCCAGACACCGGCGCCCGCCGACACGCCCATGACGACGCCATCCGCCGAACCCGCCGATGGGCCCGGCGCCCAAGGCACCCCGTCCGACGCCCCCGCCCCGCCGCCGATCGCGCAACCCGCTCAGCCGGCACAACCCGCGCAAGCGCCCCAACCCGCAGCCCCCACGCAAGCCGCCGCCAACGCCGCGCCCATGACCGGCCCCGTGCGCAACGTCGTGCTGGTGCACGGCGCGTTCGTCGATGGCTCGAGCTGGAACGGCGTGATCGCGAAGCTGCAGCAGAAGGGTTATCACGTGAGTTCGGTGCAAAACCCACTGACGTCCCTTGCCGATGACGTGGCCGCGACCCGCCGCGTGCTCGCGCGTCAGAACGGACCGACAATGCTGGTCGGCCACTCGTGGGGCGGCGTCGTGATTACCGAAGCGGGCGCGAACGCGCCGAACGTGGCGGGCCTCGTGTACGTCGCGGCGATCGCGCCGGACCTGCACGAGTCGACCCAGGATCTGATGAAGCGCGCCGCGCCGATGCCCGCGGCCCAGGCGATCATGCCGGACGCGAACGGCTTCCTGTGGCTCGACCGCAGCAAATACCGCGCGGAGTTCGCCGCCGACGTCCCCGAAAATCTCACTCGCGTGCTCGCCACCGCGCAGGTGCCGATCGCCGCGAAGGCTTTCGGCGAAACGGTGAGTCAGGTCGCGTGGCGGGAAAAACCATCGTGGTACGTGCTGACGACGAAGGACCGTGCAGTCTCGCCCGACGTCGAAAAATTTATGGCCGACCGGATGGGCGCGAAGATCGTGCCCGTGGCGTCGAGCCATCTCGCGCCGGTGTCGCACGCCGGCGCGATCGCGGACGCGATCGATCGCGCGGCGCGCGAGTTGAGCAGACAGCAGTAACGATAGCGGCGCGCCTCGCTACAGCGCACCTCGCCAAACCACGATCCGCTCAAGCACGATCCGCCAGCCGTTACCGCAGATTCGTGTTGGCCAGCTCGACCACTTCATCGCCGCGCCCGTTCAGCACCGCCTTCAACATATACAGGCTGAAACCCTTCGCCTGTGCCCATTGAATCTTCGGCGGCATCGCGAGTTCGTGCTTCGCGGTCACCACGTCGATCACCGCCGGCCCGGGATGCGCGAACGCTTCGCGCAACGCCGGCTCGATGTTCTCCGACAGTTCGATCCGCACGCCGTAGATGCCCGCGCCGCGCGCGATCGCCGCGAAGTCGGTGGTCGCGAGATCGGTGCCGGCTTCGAGATAGCCGCCTGCCTTCATCTCCATCGCGACGAAGCCGAGCACGCTGTTGTTGAACACCACCACCTTGATCGGCAGATCGAGTTGGCGCGCGGTGAGCAGATCGCCGAGCAGCATCGACAACCCGCCATCGCCCGATAGCGAGATCACCTGACGTCCGGGATGCGCCGCCTGCGCGCCGAGCGCCTGCGGCATCGCGTTCGCCATCGAACCGTGGTTGAACGAACCGTGCAGGCTGCGCTTGCCGTTCATCGTCAGATAGCGCGCGGCCCACAGCGTCGGCGTGCCGACATCGGCGCTCAGTACGGCATCTTCGTTCGCGACCATGTCGACGATGCTCGCGAGATATTGCGGATGAATCGCGCGCCCCGGCGCGGATGGCCGCGCGAGATCGTCGAGCCCCTTGCGCGTATCCGCGTAGTGCTTGCGCGCGTTGTCGAGGAAACGCCGGTCGGCCTGGCGTTTGAGCCGCGGCTGCAGGGCCTGCAACGTCGCCTTCACGTCGCCCACCAGTCCAAGCTTCAGCGGCGCGCGTTTGCCGAGCGCCGAGCCCCGCCGGTCGATCTGCACGATGTTGCCGTGCGACGGATAGAAGTTGCGATACGGGAAATCGGTGCCGAGCATCACGAGCGTGTCGCACGACATCATCGCGTGGTAGCCGGAGCTGAAGCCGATCAGCCCGGTCATGCCGACGTCGAACGGGTTGTCCCATTCCACGTACTGCTTGCCGCGCAGCGCATGCACGATCGGCGCGGCGAGCTGGTCGGCGAACGCGACCACTTCGTCGTGCGCCCCCGCGCAGCCGCTGCCGCATAGAAGCGTGACGGCGCCGGCCTGATTCAGCAGATCGGCGAGGCGGTCGAGATCGGCCCCGGACGGCACCACGGTCGAACGCTCCAGCGTGCCGGCCCACGCCGGCGTTTCGTCGGGTGCGTCGCCGAGCGCGACGTCGCCCGGCAGCACGATCACCGCGACGCCGCGTTCCTCGATCGCGGTGCGCATCGCGCGCGCCAGCACGCGCGGAAACTGCGACGGATTCGTCACGAGTTCGGCGTAGTGGCTGCA
The sequence above is a segment of the Paraburkholderia sp. D15 genome. Coding sequences within it:
- a CDS encoding amino acid permease, producing the protein MNSAQQQDGLKRGLKNRHIQLIALGGAIGTGLFLGSASVLQAAGPSMILGYAIGGIIAFMIMRQLGEMVAQEPVAGSFSHFAYKYWGDFPGFLSGWNYWVLYVLVSMAELTAVGTYVHYWWPGVPAWVSALVCFVGINAINLANVKAYGETEFWFAIVKVVAVIGMILFGGYLLFSGHGGPQASLSNLWSHGGFFPHGFHGLFMMLAVIMFSFGGLELIGITAAEADEPRKSIPKAVNQVIYRILIFYICSLTVLLSLYPWNEVAAGGSPFVMIFSQIGSTLTANVLNVVVLTAALSVYNSGVYANSRMLYGLAEQGNAPRALMKVDRRGVPYMAIGLSALATFTCVIINYLIPAEALGLLMALVVAALVLNWALISLTHLKSRKAMVAAGETLVFKSFWFPVSNWICLAFMALVLVILAMTPGLSVSVWLVPMWLMVMWIGYVFKRRRAAVRGGARVAGR
- a CDS encoding alpha/beta hydrolase; its protein translation is MSPKRLFCAAAVSLYCTGLCLIDAGAAFAQTPAPADTPMTTPSAEPADGPGAQGTPSDAPAPPPIAQPAQPAQPAQAPQPAAPTQAAANAAPMTGPVRNVVLVHGAFVDGSSWNGVIAKLQQKGYHVSSVQNPLTSLADDVAATRRVLARQNGPTMLVGHSWGGVVITEAGANAPNVAGLVYVAAIAPDLHESTQDLMKRAAPMPAAQAIMPDANGFLWLDRSKYRAEFAADVPENLTRVLATAQVPIAAKAFGETVSQVAWREKPSWYVLTTKDRAVSPDVEKFMADRMGAKIVPVASSHLAPVSHAGAIADAIDRAARELSRQQ
- the poxB gene encoding ubiquinone-dependent pyruvate dehydrogenase, producing the protein MSKQTIADYLARTLAAADVERIWGVTGDSLNGLSDSLQRLGSIRWMHTRHEEVAAFAAGADAAETGKLAVCAGSCGPGNLHLINGLYDCHRNHQPVLAIAAHIPSSEIGLGYFQETHPQELFKECSHYAELVTNPSQFPRVLARAMRTAIEERGVAVIVLPGDVALGDAPDETPAWAGTLERSTVVPSGADLDRLADLLNQAGAVTLLCGSGCAGAHDEVVAFADQLAAPIVHALRGKQYVEWDNPFDVGMTGLIGFSSGYHAMMSCDTLVMLGTDFPYRNFYPSHGNIVQIDRRGSALGKRAPLKLGLVGDVKATLQALQPRLKRQADRRFLDNARKHYADTRKGLDDLARPSAPGRAIHPQYLASIVDMVANEDAVLSADVGTPTLWAARYLTMNGKRSLHGSFNHGSMANAMPQALGAQAAHPGRQVISLSGDGGLSMLLGDLLTARQLDLPIKVVVFNNSVLGFVAMEMKAGGYLEAGTDLATTDFAAIARGAGIYGVRIELSENIEPALREAFAHPGPAVIDVVTAKHELAMPPKIQWAQAKGFSLYMLKAVLNGRGDEVVELANTNLR